The genomic window ataaatatgtatataaacatatgcCTATTCTATTTTGAAACTTAATACAATAggaataatagaatataaaaaagtctgatcacataataaaaatcaaactatGTAAACAcactttttttgtattttaagtatgtttgtttgttagtaAACTGTTTTAAGcaaatttaattgttgttttatttaaataattttcagttGCTACTAAACGTATATAactagctggtgcccgcgactccgttcgcgtgatTTTAAGCCTCCAAAATAgggtattatatggttgacatatttgtgtatttttgcGTCTGTCGTGGCATCGAAATGGATGGACAGATTATGACTTATTTGAGAGCTTCGCCATTAGTGATTAGAAAACCAGTTGGCAAGTCTTGCATCAATTTAACTGTACAGAGAGGTCTTCAAGTACGACAACTGTTTCCTCGTTCCTGTAGATAGGTAATAATCCTTACCTTATCTAGATACAAATCCGAAAACTCTTGTACATCTTCATTACCTACATAACTTACATTGGAAATGTTCGTAATTTCTAAATCTCAgtaatctacattttttttactttgtgttcgcaataaataaacataaatgctTTGTGATACCCCAAGGCTACTACAGTACatcagtgaaaaccgcatccaaatcggttaagccgtttccgagattagcggtaacaaacgGACAGATAAatagacaaaaattctaaaaatcatattaatgtgATCTTCTccaacattattattacataggataaaacaaagtcgcttaccgctgtctatcCCTAAATATGCTTagctctttaaaattacatatcggattttgatgcggtttttatgtgtctatctcttagggataacccacaataactgaTCTtgatcctttactttttacgataaataatggctcattttcgaagcgattttaagcaatacagcattaatcctaatccatttaagtaccttaaatacattgttaatttaatatagatcaacgTGACCCTTTGCaccatgtaatttaaatgaatattttcgaagatattacagatttaaaacacaGAGAcctagcggtttgtattgtctaacgactgaaaaactgggTACGTTGTaatacattctgtagtatatttagtggcagcattgcactcgtgcgaagccggggcgggtcgctagttaataataattttagcgaAGAGTTGCACGCCTTCTTGTAATTAACtgatctatatacatataacgtaGACTTTTTCTGTCTTTCGTTATCTTGTTGAACTGGCGATATAAGGATTAGTTGTTTTATTTCCATCAGAAACAACTTGTCAGAGACAATAGGATACACATGACTCCGTTAAcggctaaattaaattaaaatctagtgACCGCACTCGATCAGTCCACAATACGCATTACCAATTGCCATCTGCTTTCGTtcagtacttttaaaataaactttttctttccTTCAGATTTGGTGGGCGAGCCTCACTTTTATTCTTGTGGAACCCGTTTTGATTAACAGATTGTATCTCTCATCTatgtattagtatatataattaggACTGCTATTTACCTTTAGGATTTCTGATTTAGATTAATATAGGTACACAATATAAACAATGACGGTTATAGTAACGTTTTTATCCTTGATTTATCAATATAtggacaaaaacaaatattttttttagtcttttactactattttatttttattcatgctacaattatatattactctTATTTCCATTGTAAATATACCCAGATGTTTATAGAGTCATCTATTTCTTAGTATACGAGTTATTATCATAAAAGTCCTTGTAGTTCTCTAATTGAAGACTAGATGGCGCAGTATGAGGTACTAAATAATTCctcttttagtattttatatattatacaaacgttttacataacaataaaatggttattttgtGCCGAAAGAAAATACAGCATCGCATTATGAAGAAGCTGTGTCAActcatctttatatttttaccttttatatCTGAGTGTTTTAAGCTGAATCATACTAATCCTTTGCCTTATTTGTTTGCGCTGTCACCGCAAGGCGGTAACCGGCCTGTCAAAGTCATTGTCAACTATCAAGTCATCAGGAAGAGCCTTCCTGTGATGTTGTGTTTTCTTTCGGCACataataatcgttttattttacgtaaaacatttatattatgttccttgtggaAAACACAGCATCGCGTTATGAAGACGACGTGTTTGATATCTGCTGGTGACAAACAAACACACGCAATGTTCAATTAAACAtagaattattaatgttttaaaggtttatacataaaaaaatatcttttataaattaatatttgctgTCCTCCtggaaataaaattcaaatgacCGACTATATCTTATCTTAAACTATTAGGAATTTACCTTATTCAGTCAATTCCTATTACTTACTTACCCTGCAActgtagaaatattaaaacaaagaatttgaattaaaatcagAATAGTCTTTATCTACTACTACAGAAAacagcaaaaataataatttttaagcagccattaaaaataaaaaatatagtctataaaattttaatataatcatcaaaataataacaatgaagtCATCACATTAAAtaggtttaaaattattaaataaattataattgctttCCAAGTTACCTCTTTCTAAAATTTCTTCTACAGACCTATCCTCTAGCCAAGCCAAAGAGGCTACTACTGATCGACATGAACCAGGTGAGACATCGATTCCTGCATCCTTCAGTTCAGACCGCACCCATCCTtctattaaaatcttattaactGGCTTTGATATAGGTACATCTTATTTTTATGAACAGAAGCTTTATATCTCCTCTCCATCTACTTTCAGATGCTTGAATCAAAAGAGAAAGCCGGCGAActggatataaattaatttcttaagtaGGCAGAAGTCTCCGACCAAACTGTCATCTAGTTCCTTTATGTTTTAGCTCCGAATACTGgccaaaatgaaaaatatccaTCATCAGTAAAATGTTGTTTAGATATTCTCAATAAAGTTAAATCGTGTAACCTACGCCCTGACGTCAGGAGTCAGATTGTTGCAGTTCTTcttccaatttcaaataatgAACTATCCTTGGGGCTATCTTTTAACCACTCTATCACTTGTCTGGCTTCAACGCTTGTTTCACTATAAAGTTAGAAGATATTACACTCCTTTGCCCACAAAATATTCTCTGCTAATTTATGAACCAACATCGTGCCATATGCTAAACCTATTTTTAGAAAAGTGTTAGCAAGAAATTGGTCTATCTCTAGAGGTGGATCTCTTTTATCAGGTAGTAGGTAGTGCCTCTCACCCTGTTAAGATGACAAAGTGCCCTTGCTATTAGATTTAGTGGGGGAAATATCCACCCCAACTGATAATTCCAGTCTCTTGAAAAAACATTAGCATCAGCAGTAGAAATTGGCGTCTTATTGGCATTAGCTGGCATTGACATGATATTTTGTTCTGTATGCCAATATATAATATGCCTAGAAAGTCAGGTGACCTCACTGGAGTAAGAGCTAACTTCGTGGTATTGACTTTCCATCCTAGGGACTGGGAAAATAAATTTTGAGTGATTCTGGTGTACCAGGTGTAAATTGTCGAGATACACCAGAATATACATTCCTCTCGAGTATCCGCGACCCAGCAAATGACTGCTGAAAAATCCTTGGAGCTTATGATAGGCCGAAAAGCATTGAGGTCATCTGAAgtattttctgtttataaaaCAGGCGCAGAATTGGTCTGTAGGAGGCAGTTATAAGTAGACGAAAGTAAGTTTGAGGTATGTCTACTTTTATCAACCAGTCGCCTGGTTGTAGGCACTCGGGTACGGTTGTTTGTCTTTGAACAAAGGGTATCCGAGACCCTGATGTATAACATTCCGGATAAAAGGTATTGCTCCGAGCTCCTACCACCTTTTTCTGAAATTTCTTAATGAGCCCCCTCTGAAACCCAGTTTGGCGACATTATTTCAACTGATCATATGCACGAAAGGAAGTTTTTTTTACCTCTGCCCTTACCTACGCCTCTGGCTTTATagtctattatatattaccctgaaaattaaatttcctCCGAGGAGCCAAATATGAATTTGGGTTTCTTTGGGACTGAGCTGGGTAATATGTTTGAGGCTGAGTAAGAAGGACTCTTCCTTTTATATGCGATTACTGAATTTTAATCTGTTAAAACGAGAGAACTTAGCCAATGCTATGGCTCACCAAAACGTTGaattgatgtatgtatgtaatatagtaatatttaatttgatcaaATAAGGAAGTTTCTGAAGGGGGAATATTTCTAAGTGCCAACTGTATGCAATTATTAGGAATTTCCTTAATTAACCCATATCTTGTCAACCCTTTCCGGAAGCGCgggtttcattaaattaaaaattgtctcCTTTTcttgtggaaaaaaataaaaatgattcattTGCAATCTGACTACCTATACTCTGTGAACTAATAGGATGTTTATTTTGCGAGCCGCCGAGACTTTGCATATAAATGTTCGATAAAAATCCTACCTGATTAATGATTGCATGGGTCTCCTTTTAAAAGACGGACTCTCCGTTACTGATGACCATTACGACGAATCCCAGTTCGATACGCCTTCGTTAGAAACTTTCGGATCGAACATTCGGATTGTTTTCGTTACCATTCGGAACGAAGTTCTCGTTTTcattcgttttaatttcaattaaaaactataaaagcAAACAAATAAGGCAAAGGATTAGCATGATTCAGCTTTAAACACACAAGCGTAGGTAAAAACAAGgcacataataaaatatggttATTAGTCATGGagactaacattataaatgcgtaagtaaCTCTTTCACTGATTCGGTTTGGTCTGAcacaaatgaaatttggtacagagTGCAAGAAAGAAGAAAGGACATAGTTTATTGGTCCTTTCTTCTTTCTTGCGGTACGGCTATCGTCTGTACCATAAAGATACACGCAGCCCGGTGCCAGAACTCCTATCCTTCGGGGCCCCGAAAGGCCGCTTTATTAgctataatgtattttttcatttttaaatgatatagcccaacaaaaatattaaaacatttattagtaactattttaaaaggaatattataatatatatctagcaTTAGCAGAAAAAACGTAATCTACTATTTGTAGTTTTTAACTTTCCCATAGGGGTCTTATTATATTCTTGTGTGCCTTAGGACCTCGAAACCCAACCTTTTAATAAAGCTAGGGATCGCTCGTTTAACTATGGATATATCagcgagtatatatatatatatatattaatattttaccatcgacatttataatacattatttaccaatcattatgtaaaatgaatgaaatcaCATCATTTAAAATGTCCTCTAGATCTGTATgcacatatttacataataggctatttgacaattcGAAAAAtgaagtgtcaattattgtaatcagtatatattatgagtttaaaaatggttatttattaatgaaagttgaaaataataactaatttattcaaaaatccttaaataaaatgcattttattaaacgtttgtcacATAGAcgcaaaacgctcctgattggtcgggcttatgatgacgtcacttgcttgttaacctcgtttgcctactgtatgtggattatatgtgccacagattacaatacaggcaaatGACGTCATCGAATTTTTCAGCAAATACTTCtgtaatagaattaaaaagatCAACTTTTACTGGAGTCCTTAACCCcagtacttaaataatataaaattaatttaaaaaaccagtcaaatagcctattatgcaggaataaaaatattgttcctaattagtaaatagttttgaaaatataggtattttaaggtattttaagTTCAGGAAGTAGGTAAGGGATATTACATCGTTATATGCCGATGGGATATCTCATCGGAAAACACTGAAACGTTGGTCTTTTACTAATAAACAGAAGAATAAAGAACGAACTCAGTCGTTCAAAAAATTGGAACTTCCATCCAAACTTTTATCACCAATTCCATCGCCATCTCTTTACTCTCTCATCTCTTAGGGGATGAGATTTCGTAAGCAATCTAACGAATGAAGTCTATTcatgatacaaattttaatccCAATTTCTTGCTTCTGGGCAATGCATTTTCAAAAATCCAtttacaaagtcaaagtcaaaaatctttattcaatatagaagacaGACACTTgattattgatagtcaaaaatctaccaccggttcggatttTAACACCTCGGGCttaagaagaaccggcgaaataaaGTCTGtgggattgtttttttttagtgtaatttTTTGCAACtattgttttcatataataacaataaatatatttagagccgcgatggcctagtggttaaaACGcatgcgtcttaaccgatgattgcgtgctcagcggtgaaggaaaacatcgtgaggaaacctgcatctgtctaatttcaacgaaattctgccacatgtgtattccaccaacccgcattggagcagcatggtggaatatgctccaaaccttctccttaaagggagaggaggccttagcacagcagtgggaaatttacaggcagttaatgtaaaaaaatatatattttctttttttgaaacagcctggaggcgatcattcccaaggtgtacaatcaactaaaaagttatttgtgttgtaatatcctttagcacacataCGCTCTTTAacgtttcttataaatattatttttgttttaaaaacgtatacaaatttccataattctatattttaaaaatgagaaCTTTCAGCTTAAATTACAACCTCTTAGGTAATACATTTTCCAAAATCATCTTCATCTGTTTTTAACTCTTCATAAACTCTCATAAACCTCAGGTCCGGTTATTAATATCAGAAATGACGTGTTTCCAAACAAACTTCCATCCTCCACGTAACCCCCGcagaaatgaattttaaaaatccaCTCTTAATGCTCACCTGCGTTCCATAAAGAATTCCTGTAAAATTTCATCCTGCTAGACAGTCAGTCGTTTTACAAATTTTTCTTACAAACTTCTTTAgaaatacaaagaaaaagaaacatttggtactttaattaaaaattaaacacagatTTCtgagtcattatttattttacaccgATATATAAAACAACGGCGTGTTTCGAATAAAACACAGTACTTTGGCATTTACTTAAATCTAAAATCACACGCCGTTTGACTAGAGACGTTGGTAGGAAAACATTCCGAATATTAAAGTAATGAgtgataaaaaacatttaatgactattttaataaaatcaatattcgaTATAATAACGTCAAATACCTACACTACAAAACATGTGCCTACTAGAAACTAAGACACGTGGCATTAGtctaaatagattaaaatatttacagtcttactaattaatgttatatagtgGTCGAATAGTTAAATACTGATTTGTCTCTTTCTTTCTTAAGTGAATTAACATTCGAATGAAGATGACAAACCATTGTTTAACAATTCAACCGTTAGACAACGTTTTTTAGAAAGATGATTAAACAAAACGAATACGGTGCGGTAACAATAAGGCTTACGTGTGATGATTGAAACATTAATCAGGTGGAGAAGATAAAATGTGTTCGTTTCTATGCTGTTGACACAAGTAGAGGGTGATTGATAAAAACTTGaacaaatgtaataatacaATTCCATTACTTTTAAACTTGTTTCGTTATTGTtggtacatattatgtaacattatatgAAAGTATCTCTCTTTAGTTTCGATgtgatttattatacataaaatgaatataattaaattgagaaaatacaattatatgtgcTACAATCTGTTTAATATAACTTTCGAAATCAGTGTGACATAAATATGAGACTATTTTGTGAAAAACTACACTATTCATAGCTCAGATGATCACGACTTTCGTGGCGAACAATGAAACAAACATCACTTCATTTCAAACGAAtgaaatatgattaatattttataactttggtAATCTAGCTTTACATAAGTAGAGTAGGTACTTAGACTTAATACGCGATTAGTGACAAtggatatttattacaataattaattccttatttacaacaaattattctatcgatatttaaaaaaaggattatttttctataatattccccaattttatttggatcatttaataataatacaaatgatgaactaatcataataattgcagggctataatgataatgatagaTTATATCCTCTTGATTTTGTTCACGGCGGCTAGTCGCAACTGGGACTAGCAATCTCTGCAGGACATATAATGGTAAAAATTCACTAACTCACATGTGCCTTCACTGTTATAAAGCGAAGGTTCGCCAAATCCATATCACCAGATTATCTAGTTCCGTATGAACCGCAGGACTAATGGCTTTACATGCTTCCCGAGACACGAAAGTGTAAACAAATTCATCGATAGCAAAATCCGATATTCTTTAATAGCCCGATCTGGGTTTTTGGTCAGAAACTCGGGGTCGACGAAGTTATAAGCTAGTCACTAGACAATTGAGGCAGTCAATACTATAAACCTTGTTGAAGTGATACacattacataaacatacattttcataaatatatttacactatACTGCAATTAACAATCCTTTAAAAAGAGGacgatacattttattatacatcatttcttaaacattttaaaatgttaggtACGTATTAAATACTTATGTACAGTTTATATTTCACTGACCAGAGAAAAAGGTGCCgctgtgtataatatttacaacattcCATAAAAGGTAGTAATGCAATAATGTTACCAAATAAATACGACTTACTACTAAAatcttatacttaatataacacATATGAATACAAGTTTCTTCATGTAAATATCGCTTACTACAGTTCAaaccaatataatatttctgcGATCATATCATATCTACTTTGAATGCtataaattttcacaaattttatacactattattattttaattaaacatctaTGTTTACCGTAACACTGATAACATAAAAACCACTTTACAATGTTGAATAAAAATCGTAACGTAAAATAGAACTGCTCGTATTTGTCACTGTTTCTGTGTGATTCGTATTCGTGGATGTATAATTAGAAAAGTCTTTAGGATAGATGCGCTGTCGATTACCCTTGGGCGTGACAGTGCGATTGGCATTAAATCAGTGATCCGTACTAAAATAAGAGTTCTGCATAAGATAAAGCTTATCAATTGGATTAACCACAGCACCGGTACCTAAATTGAGGGGCTCGTGAGATGAATGATTTCCGTGTTGATGGGGATGGTGTGGAACCTCCAAATTCTGTAGGCTCATGGTGTCGGAGGCACCTTCGTCGAGCTGATCAAAGTTGCTGCCATCGAGTGATATGTCCGAACTGCAGAAACTGTCCCCAGAATGAGCTGGataatctgaaataaaattgagattAAATATTCTTTCGACGACAGACTTACAAAACGTCTTAAAGACGATTTAACGACTTCTTAGAACAAATTATTACATGTAcactatttttgtaattaacaaCGTACCATCAGGGGAGTACGGGAGATTTGGGTTTAGGGGTTGACTTGATGCCGAATACGACGTATCCAAGCCGAGATAATTTCCATGTTCGTGTTCGCTTGACGGCGATTCCTGCTTAATGCTCTTCTCGTCCTTATCCTTTTCCTTGTCGGCATTCTTATCACCCTCTTGTTTTGCCTTGCGTTGAATCTTTTTCATTTTAGCTCTTTGGTTTTGGAACCAAACTTGAACTACTCGGACGCTCAAGCCGGTATCTTTGGCAAGAGCTTCTCGTACCTTACGACAAGGCTTGGGGCTCACTTCAAAAGAAGCTTTAAACTGTCTACGTTGTGCAGACGTCAGAATCGTTCGTGGACGCTTTGGTCCTCGTCTTCCATCTCGGGGCCTTTCTGAATCATCAATTATCATATCGTCTTCCGTATGTTGCATCAAGTACATCTCCTTTTCAAAATCTTGCCTACAGAAAATTTGGCCTGCTCTTATAACGTACTGTTCACCCTTCTGAAGGGGCTGGCAGCACATGACGCAAACGAAGCATTGAATATGAAAGACATACTGCTGTGCCCGCATAACCATCTCCTGGGGTAGCAGTCTGTCGCCACACCGCGTACATTTAACACCGAACAACCTGAGACAAAGATATATAATGACACACTAATTAGGCAAACGCACAGCATTTCGCTTAGCATAAATATCGCGAGCGCACGCCAGCGTAATTCGCAATGAAtgtatctatattaatttatattaaataaattgatagaaAAAATTACCTATCATAGTCAGGTTTGCAGTACAGTTTGGCATTTCTTGTGTAACATGTATGGGCTAGTGGACAACCGCACACGCAGCAGCTGAGGCAGTGTTCGTGCCAGGATAAATCGCCAACTCGCATCAAGTAGCGGTCCTGGATCTTCTGGCCGCATCCTTCACATATCTCGACGATCTTCTCCCGCTTGATGCTCGCGCTCAACTCTGCATGTGATAAGTCTAAAATTAGTAGCATGTGGTAGGTCTTCTTGTGcagaatatttcaaaataatatcctCTAGCTCTACATTCTATACACGAAGTTGTTTTTGTGTTAAAACATGAAATTGAGAgaacacaatatataattatatatattcgcaATTGCTTACATTAAACATGTGTTTGGGTAACAAATATGTTCATAACTAACTAACTAGTTAAAAGCGCTCTACGTAGTTTGCTTTAAACCACCGCGCTTTTCGTTAAATTCTCGATTTATTTAAAGCGCGAgcttttcagtttattttacaataattacaaattaataacaaaattataaatttaaacgttaAGTGTACGTTCTATCAGGATATAGTTAAATACGATTTAACGATGATAGACTGGCGATAAAGCGACTCTGATGAAATAACGGCCCCTTCGTAGATGTACCTACGTTATAAGcgaaatatatataggtagggTAAGTCGAAATGGCTTTGTGAAAGTATCAGCCGTCTCAACATGCTCCTTAGACATGGGGAGGGATCCGCCCCAGTAGGAGGAGCGTCCCGGGTCACCCGGGTCACGGGATCAACCCGAGAACAAAATGTCTGCGTAAAACTGCCATCCTAACCGTTAATCGATGTGTGCGGCTCACTTTCAGCGAATGCCTTCGCTTTTTATTTAGGCCTGACCTTTGACTGTCGAATTTCGCGATTCTAGCTTCTACTCGTGAAACAGgcaattatttacaaaagattcgtttaattttacaattaaaatatcttttttgaaaaatatcaacTGCAAAGCGTTATCTCGagtatttataactattttatgcGTATACCTTCTTTTTGAAACTCAATATCAATAAAGTAAGTATTAAGTAGGTATACTCAGCTTTAAACAAATTCTCTTTGTAACAAGCTTATATTAGTCAGATCTTTAACTTTGCAACTTGGTAAATGTGTAACTTTGTAATCTTGCAATTCGATTTCAAGACCACTTGCCGGCTCTGTATTTACTTGAAATTCTGTAGACTTACTAGAAGTCTGATGACAGtgcaatgttattataataaactgaaCAACTACAACTGATAGAACAAATAAATGCCGCGAAAccattattactatttataaatgcatACTGGCTAATATAGtattgattattgtttttatataataattataataaatataattttagtcatCAATACTGACGAATAACttcagatataaaattaaattaaataatctctcTTAACGCAGCACAATTATCTACCATTATTTGAAAATGTCTCATTTATTTCACCTCAAGCTTTTATACTCAAGAGTCTCAAAGAAACTATTTCACTGCAGAGAGAATTCTTCTCGTCGCCGAGGTCTGCGAGGCTAAGATTTTTCCAGGTAGAATTGTTTTAAAGaacagaaatttaaaaacttaaaagcaTTTCTAAAGAATGAATTACTGTGTGTATACTTTTTCAAACAAGTTAGCTACCGTAAATGCATTTATTACGTACTGACTTAGCACGAGTAAAATGAAAGTTTACACTTCGAtagtcttttaaataataatataaaggtaGTCGTGTAACAAATTGACTCAATCAGTATCGTGCCAAGCTAATTATTCGCCcgtatcatattttaataatacggtCCACGTATTATTTTTCTCTGCCGTGAATTTCAAAGTGTAAACAGTCATTTTTATAAcagataatgttttaaattaatgatatttaatttgtaaggtATGTGTGAAAATTTAATCGAACGAAATATATCATTGAATATTTCCTTttggaaacaaaataattaaattactctgatgtgtctattaaatatatctttcggAGATTTATTTGTAAACCTACACCGTACCGCTCCGCACCGGTTCGCACCGGTTCGCACCGCTTGTCAATTTAGTCTTCAACGTCCGCTATATAATCTACATTACTCTTGAAATTAAgaagtgataaaaaaaaacaactaataaaTCTTATCTTTATGCAACATTAGTTAAACCATAGTTGTGGTATATTGTGTTATATggcatattatattgttgtcaATATCATAAAGGCAAAGGTTTCATATGCTGCTTCAATATGGATAGCGAAGTTATATCATATTCTAGTTTACCCTATTGAGAACTCTTTGAACGTAGATTATTATATTGCAATGTAGCCAGACAGAAAGTAATAAAAGAATATGAGATTGTTTCTCgagtttcaaataattttatactaaatcaGAAATgagata from Vanessa tameamea isolate UH-Manoa-2023 chromosome Z, ilVanTame1 primary haplotype, whole genome shotgun sequence includes these protein-coding regions:
- the LOC113402403 gene encoding LIM homeobox transcription factor 1-beta; translated protein: MKKMLEFYTNINSGLMQESMQPPLSCAGRTELSASIKREKIVEICEGCGQKIQDRYLMRVGDLSWHEHCLSCCVCGCPLAHTCYTRNAKLYCKPDYDRLFGVKCTRCGDRLLPQEMVMRAQQYVFHIQCFVCVMCCQPLQKGEQYVIRAGQIFCRQDFEKEMYLMQHTEDDMIIDDSERPRDGRRGPKRPRTILTSAQRRQFKASFEVSPKPCRKVREALAKDTGLSVRVVQVWFQNQRAKMKKIQRKAKQEGDKNADKEKDKDEKSIKQESPSSEHEHGNYLGLDTSYSASSQPLNPNLPYSPDDYPAHSGDSFCSSDISLDGSNFDQLDEGASDTMSLQNLEVPHHPHQHGNHSSHEPLNLGTGAVVNPIDKLYLMQNSYFSTDH